A portion of the Mesobacillus sp. AQ2 genome contains these proteins:
- the moaC gene encoding cyclic pyranopterin monophosphate synthase MoaC, whose translation MAEFTHFNEEGRAKMVDVSEKPETVRTAVAHSSITVNEDIYVRITENKMKKGDVLAVAQVAGIMAAKKTSEIIPMCHPIPLTGIDLSFEWEQNGNDYILNIAAAVKTKGNTGVEMEALTAASACALTVYDMCKAVDKGMVIGKTYLVEKTGGKNGDFKRDEKLK comes from the coding sequence ATGGCAGAATTTACGCATTTTAATGAAGAGGGAAGAGCGAAGATGGTCGATGTCAGTGAAAAACCTGAGACGGTCCGTACGGCAGTCGCCCATTCAAGCATTACCGTTAATGAAGATATATATGTAAGGATTACTGAAAATAAGATGAAAAAAGGTGATGTCCTGGCAGTCGCGCAGGTTGCTGGCATCATGGCAGCCAAGAAGACGTCCGAAATCATTCCGATGTGCCATCCGATTCCATTAACAGGAATTGACCTTTCGTTTGAATGGGAGCAAAATGGAAATGATTATATTTTAAATATCGCTGCAGCAGTTAAAACAAAAGGGAATACAGGGGTAGAAATGGAAGCGTTAACAGCAGCATCTGCATGCGCGCTGACTGTTTATGATATGTGCAAGGCCGTTGACAAAGGCATGGTGATCGGCAAAACCTATCTTGTGGAGAAAACTGGCGGGAAAAACGGCGATTTTAAGAGAGATGAGAAGTTAAAATAG
- a CDS encoding YdiK family protein produces the protein MKQSPMFSGIVYILLGSLFTYFAIQNVNDTGWGFFSYLLVLLATFDFGSGIRMILFHFKLKQMDKK, from the coding sequence ATGAAGCAATCGCCTATGTTTTCAGGCATTGTCTACATCTTGTTAGGCAGCTTATTCACCTATTTCGCCATCCAAAATGTCAACGATACTGGCTGGGGATTTTTCAGTTATTTGCTCGTCCTGCTCGCAACGTTCGATTTCGGTTCCGGCATCAGAATGATCCTGTTCCATTTCAAACTGAAACAAATGGATAAAAAATAG
- a CDS encoding redox-sensing transcriptional repressor Rex, translated as MTNDAMKIPQATAKRLPLYYRFLLNLHSSGKQRVSSAELSEAVKVDSATIRRDFSYFGALGKKGYGYNVNYLLTFFRKTLDQDELTKVALIGVGNLGTAFLNYNFSKNNNTKIQIAFDVDLDKVGTQIGDVPVYHMDDLDKVVVEEGIQVAILTVPSAVAQPITDRLVQANVKGILNFTPARLNVPSSIRIHHIDLAVELQSLIYFLKHYPTDSDSEE; from the coding sequence ATGACGAATGATGCTATGAAGATTCCGCAGGCAACTGCAAAACGCTTGCCGCTGTATTACCGATTTTTATTGAACTTGCATTCTTCAGGCAAGCAGAGGGTATCGTCCGCGGAACTGAGTGAAGCGGTAAAAGTGGATTCGGCTACGATCAGAAGGGACTTTTCCTATTTCGGGGCTTTGGGTAAAAAGGGTTACGGCTACAATGTGAATTACCTGCTGACTTTTTTCCGAAAGACGCTCGACCAGGATGAACTCACGAAGGTTGCGCTGATCGGTGTTGGTAATTTAGGAACGGCGTTTTTGAATTATAATTTTTCCAAAAACAATAATACAAAAATTCAAATTGCCTTCGATGTCGACCTGGATAAGGTTGGGACGCAGATTGGCGATGTGCCTGTCTATCACATGGATGACCTCGATAAAGTTGTTGTCGAGGAAGGCATCCAGGTGGCGATCCTGACCGTGCCGTCAGCGGTAGCACAGCCGATTACGGACAGACTGGTACAGGCGAATGTGAAGGGGATCCTGAATTTTACGCCCGCGAGGCTGAATGTACCGTCTTCAATCAGGATCCATCATATTGATCTGGCAGTAGAATTGCAATCATTGATTTATTTCTTGAAGCATTATCCGACAGACAGTGATTCTGAAGAATAA